The following coding sequences are from one Planctomycetota bacterium window:
- the prmC gene encoding peptide chain release factor N(5)-glutamine methyltransferase: protein MTTPARDAPDVWTTRRLLAWMGDAFTKKGLDSPRLMAEMLLGHVLGVERLRLYTDPDRPASPLERATLRDLAARALRHEPVQYLTGEAWFFGLPFHTDRRVLIPRPSTETIVEEVLQHHRARHGAANADGAGVYIADICTGSGCIAITLLKHLAGARAIATDISADALEVAHDNARRHGVLDRIDLVQGDLLEPLERHPVARAQGAFDYLLANPPYIPDDEWPDKVGRNVRDHEPHLALRGGPDGLDLVRPIVAGAPRFLKPGGLLMVEVGDARAAQAAELVASTPLLESVRTVHDIDALPRVVIAARGTAGP, encoded by the coding sequence GTGACGACGCCCGCCCGCGACGCGCCCGACGTCTGGACGACCCGGCGCCTGCTCGCCTGGATGGGCGACGCGTTCACCAAGAAGGGCCTCGATTCACCCCGCCTCATGGCCGAGATGCTCCTGGGCCACGTCCTGGGCGTCGAGCGCCTCCGCCTGTACACCGACCCGGACCGACCCGCCTCGCCCCTGGAACGCGCCACGCTCCGCGATCTCGCCGCCCGCGCCCTCAGGCACGAGCCCGTGCAGTACCTCACCGGCGAGGCGTGGTTCTTCGGCCTGCCCTTCCACACCGACCGGCGCGTGCTCATCCCGCGCCCCAGCACCGAGACCATCGTCGAGGAAGTGCTCCAGCACCACCGCGCGCGCCACGGCGCCGCCAACGCCGACGGCGCGGGCGTCTACATCGCCGACATCTGCACGGGCTCGGGGTGCATCGCCATCACGCTCCTCAAGCACCTCGCTGGCGCCCGCGCGATCGCCACCGACATTTCCGCCGACGCGCTCGAGGTGGCGCACGACAACGCGCGGCGCCACGGCGTGCTCGACCGCATCGACCTCGTGCAGGGTGATCTCCTGGAGCCCCTCGAGCGGCACCCCGTCGCACGCGCCCAGGGTGCCTTCGACTATCTCCTCGCCAACCCGCCCTACATACCCGACGACGAGTGGCCCGACAAGGTCGGCCGCAACGTCCGCGACCACGAGCCCCACCTGGCGCTGCGGGGCGGCCCGGACGGGCTCGACCTCGTCCGCCCGATCGTCGCCGGAGCGCCGCGTTTCCTGAAGCCCGGCGGGCTGCTGATGGTCGAGGTGGGCGACGCGCGGGCCGCCCAGGCCGCGGAACTCGTCGCCTCGACCCCGCTGCTCGAGAGCGTCCGCACGGTGCACGACATCGACGCGCTGCCCCGCGTGGTGATCGCCGCGCGGGGCACGGCCGGGCCCTGA
- a CDS encoding response regulator produces the protein MAPDFAVQLLDLIGEGVALATRDGRLVSANDFIRRLSGGMLERIAGACRQFNREHPMPPPGAKVPSVRGEVVLADVDRTFELSITPVSGVIASTAGHAEELVLVVRDATSARRLQQKINAIDVAGSELVRLDPEVIRRHNAHERLKLLEAKIVRAARDLLHFDHFAIRLLDERSGKLELVIGCDLPPDFDAFVIRPALEGHGISGHVAASGRSYVCQETSSDTLYLPGIDGARSSLTVPLRLQDKVIGIMNVESRSPGAFGEEERQLGEIFARYIAVALHMLDLLVVERSTTNQTVTGRVATELREPIEDIAHEVAILRASVSASDPEAASHLARIDADLTAIRQRLVECAAGPASLLGVEQALAQKGPDPIIAGRRVLVADDEPRIRKTIGDVLTSRGAIVTICDGGGEAMRALQGAPPGHFDLVLSDIRMPEFNGYEIFAAARKVSPGAPVILMTGFGYDPHHSIVRASQEGLQTVLFKPFQVERLLDDVRKALTPSA, from the coding sequence GTGGCGCCGGACTTTGCCGTCCAGTTGCTGGACCTGATCGGGGAGGGCGTGGCGCTCGCGACCCGTGACGGGCGGCTGGTGTCTGCAAACGATTTCATCCGCCGTCTGTCCGGGGGGATGCTGGAGCGCATCGCCGGCGCCTGCCGCCAGTTCAATCGCGAGCACCCGATGCCCCCGCCGGGGGCCAAGGTGCCGTCGGTCCGTGGCGAGGTGGTCTTGGCGGACGTGGACCGCACGTTCGAACTGTCCATCACCCCGGTTTCGGGGGTCATTGCGTCGACGGCGGGGCACGCCGAGGAGCTGGTGCTCGTCGTGCGCGACGCGACGTCGGCGCGCCGGCTCCAGCAGAAGATCAACGCGATCGACGTGGCGGGCAGCGAGCTCGTCCGGCTGGACCCGGAGGTGATCCGCCGTCACAACGCGCACGAGCGGCTCAAGCTGCTCGAGGCCAAGATCGTCCGGGCGGCGCGCGACCTGCTGCACTTCGACCACTTCGCGATCCGGCTGCTCGACGAGCGGTCGGGGAAGCTCGAGCTCGTGATCGGCTGCGACCTGCCCCCTGACTTTGACGCCTTCGTCATCCGCCCGGCGCTGGAGGGGCACGGGATCAGCGGGCACGTGGCGGCGAGCGGGCGGTCGTACGTCTGCCAGGAGACGAGCTCGGACACGCTGTACCTGCCGGGCATCGATGGCGCGCGCTCGTCGCTCACCGTCCCGCTGCGGCTGCAGGACAAGGTCATCGGGATCATGAACGTGGAGAGCCGCTCGCCGGGCGCGTTCGGCGAGGAAGAGCGCCAGCTCGGCGAGATCTTCGCGCGGTACATCGCGGTGGCGCTGCACATGCTCGACCTGCTGGTGGTCGAGCGTTCGACGACGAACCAGACGGTGACCGGACGCGTGGCGACGGAGCTGCGCGAGCCGATCGAGGACATCGCGCACGAGGTCGCGATCTTGCGGGCCTCGGTCTCGGCCTCCGACCCGGAGGCCGCGTCGCACCTGGCCCGCATCGACGCGGACCTCACCGCCATCCGCCAGCGCCTGGTCGAGTGCGCCGCGGGGCCGGCCTCGCTGCTGGGCGTGGAGCAGGCGCTGGCGCAGAAGGGCCCGGACCCGATCATCGCCGGCAGGCGCGTGCTGGTGGCCGACGACGAGCCCCGCATCCGCAAGACCATCGGCGACGTGCTCACGTCGCGCGGCGCGATCGTTACGATCTGCGACGGCGGGGGCGAGGCGATGCGGGCCCTGCAGGGCGCGCCCCCAGGGCACTTCGACCTCGTGCTCTCCGACATCCGCATGCCGGAGTTCAACGGGTACGAGATCTTCGCCGCGGCCAGGAAGGTCTCGCCCGGCGCGCCCGTGATCCTCATGACCGGCTTCGGGTACGACCCCCATCACTCGATCGTCCGCGCCTCGCAGGAAGGGCTGCAGACCGTGCTCTTCAAGCCCTTCCAGGTGGAACGGCTTTTGGACGACGTGCGCAAGGCCCTCACGCCCAGCGCCTGA
- a CDS encoding ABC transporter ATP-binding protein: MVVLHDVHKSFGKTHAVRGVSFELRSGQVAGLLGPNGAGKTTTIRMIAGYFLPDRGSVSIGGFDTQDKPTAARRRVGYLPESNPLYPEMRVGEYLEYRVGLFGIAREFRARAVGYAIERCWLRDVARARIGTLSKGYRQRVGLAGALVHNPPVLILDEPTNGLDPTQIRESRDLIRELAGDRCMLVCTHILSEAERIADRILVIAQGSLKADGTPAELTRAAGGDFIVQTREARLGESERLMRLWQSLPHVTGVTSRSVRDPGPTGATWTEWTITVNPGAPDIREHIWNAATGAGVMVRELRAALPSLEAVFASLLDPPAPAPPAPAPAPAPAKEAAA; encoded by the coding sequence ATGGTCGTCCTGCACGATGTTCATAAATCGTTCGGTAAGACACACGCCGTCCGCGGTGTCTCATTCGAGCTGCGCAGCGGCCAGGTTGCCGGCCTGCTCGGGCCCAACGGCGCCGGAAAGACCACCACCATCCGGATGATCGCCGGCTACTTCCTCCCCGATCGAGGTTCGGTGTCCATTGGGGGCTTTGATACTCAGGACAAGCCCACCGCCGCCCGACGGCGCGTCGGCTACCTGCCGGAGTCCAATCCCCTCTACCCCGAGATGCGCGTCGGCGAGTATCTGGAGTACCGCGTGGGCCTGTTCGGCATCGCCCGCGAGTTTCGCGCCCGGGCCGTCGGGTACGCGATCGAACGCTGCTGGCTGCGCGACGTGGCCCGGGCCCGCATCGGCACCCTCAGCAAGGGCTACCGCCAGCGCGTCGGGCTCGCCGGCGCCCTCGTGCACAACCCGCCGGTCCTGATCCTTGACGAGCCGACCAACGGGCTCGACCCCACCCAGATCCGCGAATCACGCGACCTCATCCGCGAGCTCGCGGGCGACCGGTGCATGCTCGTCTGCACGCACATCCTCTCGGAGGCCGAGCGCATCGCCGACCGGATCCTCGTCATCGCGCAGGGGAGCCTCAAGGCCGACGGCACGCCGGCCGAGCTCACCCGGGCCGCGGGTGGCGATTTCATCGTGCAGACCCGCGAGGCGCGCCTGGGCGAGAGCGAACGCCTGATGCGTCTGTGGCAGAGCCTCCCGCACGTGACGGGCGTGACCTCTCGCTCGGTGCGCGACCCGGGCCCGACGGGCGCGACGTGGACGGAGTGGACGATCACGGTCAACCCCGGCGCGCCCGACATCCGCGAGCACATCTGGAACGCGGCCACCGGCGCGGGCGTCATGGTGCGCGAGCTGCGTGCCGCGCTGCCCTCGCTCGAGGCCGTCTTCGCCTCGCTGCTTGACCCGCCCGCCCCCGCGCCGCCGGCCCCGGCGCCCGCCCCCGCGCCCGCGAAGGAGGCCGCGGCATGA
- a CDS encoding ABC transporter permease, producing MKGLATIARRELTSYFRTPAGWVIIALFLLLTGLVFGRFVLAPGRPASLRDFFAVSGWLLLPVAPAISMRFLADEIRAGTIESLLTAPTTSAAIVLGKFLGGFVFLLTMLAPTGLYVVVLDRASTIPMDLGPILAGYLCLVLVGGLALAIGTFASSLTPNSTLAFLISLFAMLALLMAPAAADFLPSGARPVLYALALSSRIADFAKGVIDTAHVAFFLLTSVWFLAGAACVTELRRWR from the coding sequence ATGAAGGGCCTGGCGACCATCGCCCGGCGCGAACTCACGTCGTACTTCCGCACGCCCGCGGGGTGGGTGATCATCGCACTCTTCCTGCTGCTCACCGGGCTGGTGTTCGGGCGTTTCGTGCTCGCGCCGGGGCGGCCCGCGAGCCTGCGCGACTTCTTCGCGGTCTCCGGGTGGCTGCTGCTGCCGGTGGCCCCGGCGATCTCGATGCGCTTCCTCGCCGACGAGATCCGTGCGGGCACGATCGAATCGCTCCTGACGGCACCGACGACGTCCGCCGCGATCGTGCTGGGCAAGTTCCTCGGCGGGTTCGTGTTCCTGCTCACCATGCTGGCGCCGACGGGGCTCTACGTGGTCGTGCTCGACCGGGCCTCGACCATCCCGATGGACCTGGGTCCGATCCTCGCCGGCTACCTCTGCCTGGTGCTGGTGGGCGGGCTGGCGCTCGCCATCGGCACGTTCGCGTCGTCGCTCACGCCGAACTCCACGCTCGCGTTTCTCATCTCGCTGTTCGCGATGCTCGCGCTGCTGATGGCCCCCGCCGCCGCCGACTTCCTGCCCTCGGGCGCGCGCCCGGTCCTGTACGCCCTTGCCCTGTCCTCGCGCATCGCCGACTTCGCCAAGGGCGTCATCGACACCGCCCACGTCGCGTTCTTCCTGCTGACGTCCGTCTGGTTCCTCGCGGGCGCGGCCTGCGTCACGGAGCTGCGCCGCTGGCGCTGA
- a CDS encoding DUF444 family protein: MVNKIEQDHQRFREIVRGKLRKDLRRFLGRGELIAREGRRAVSVPIHDIDIPTFRYGDNSGGVGMGEGEEGQGVGQPGKGNQGQGGENEGQHILEVDVSLEELADILAEELRLPRIKPRGEHRITTIRDKYTGLRPVGPQSLRVFKRTYREALKRQLAMGTYDPANPVIIPIKDDLRYRAWSEIKNPQSNAVIVYMMDVSGSMGDEQKDLVRLEAFWIDTWLRRNYEGIESRYIVHDVKAAEVDKKTFFSVKEDGGTRISSAYQCCKELLDQHYDPADWNVYLFHFTDGDNSSDSDNRQCVRLLREQLLTRVNMFGYCQVASAYGSGSFLGVLHDSFPDGMADELGPRLITSKVGGRDDILESLRTFFLPGR; encoded by the coding sequence ATGGTGAACAAGATCGAACAAGACCACCAGCGTTTCCGCGAGATCGTTCGCGGCAAGCTGCGCAAGGACCTGCGCCGGTTCCTGGGGCGGGGCGAGTTGATCGCGCGCGAGGGGCGCCGGGCCGTCTCCGTGCCCATTCATGACATCGACATCCCGACGTTCCGGTACGGGGATAACTCGGGCGGCGTCGGGATGGGCGAAGGCGAAGAAGGCCAGGGCGTCGGCCAGCCCGGGAAGGGCAACCAGGGGCAGGGCGGCGAGAACGAGGGGCAGCACATCCTCGAGGTGGATGTGTCGCTGGAGGAACTGGCGGACATCCTGGCGGAGGAACTGCGCTTGCCGCGGATCAAGCCGCGGGGCGAGCACCGGATCACGACGATCCGCGACAAATACACGGGGCTGCGTCCGGTGGGCCCGCAGTCGCTGCGGGTGTTCAAGCGGACGTACCGCGAGGCGCTGAAGCGACAGTTGGCGATGGGGACGTACGACCCGGCGAACCCGGTGATCATCCCGATCAAGGACGACCTGCGGTACCGTGCGTGGAGCGAGATCAAGAACCCGCAGAGCAACGCGGTGATCGTGTACATGATGGACGTCTCGGGATCGATGGGTGACGAGCAGAAGGACCTGGTCCGGCTGGAAGCGTTCTGGATCGACACGTGGCTGCGCCGGAACTACGAGGGGATCGAGAGCCGCTACATCGTGCATGATGTGAAGGCGGCGGAAGTGGACAAGAAGACGTTTTTCTCGGTGAAGGAAGACGGCGGGACGCGGATCAGCTCGGCGTACCAGTGCTGCAAGGAACTGCTGGACCAGCACTACGACCCGGCGGACTGGAACGTGTACCTGTTCCACTTCACGGACGGGGACAACTCGTCGGACTCGGACAACCGCCAGTGCGTGCGGCTGCTGCGCGAGCAGTTGCTGACCCGGGTGAACATGTTCGGCTACTGCCAGGTCGCGAGCGCGTACGGGAGCGGGAGCTTCCTGGGAGTGCTGCACGACTCGTTCCCGGACGGGATGGCCGACGAACTGGGCCCGCGGCTCATCACGAGCAAGGTGGGCGGTCGCGACGACATTCTCGAGTCGCTGCGGACGTTCTTTCTCCCGGGGCGATAG
- the coaE gene encoding dephospho-CoA kinase (Dephospho-CoA kinase (CoaE) performs the final step in coenzyme A biosynthesis.), with amino-acid sequence MARALPHGTVVVRPAWRSVAARSLGVLVWCAALWALLIVARGVLPPTVLGWATGPVVRAGLGVLLIVAGLKLGQEIVIRLSRAYTLGPRTLTSTYGVFRRTRVELPLANVQQAALDKTLAERLFGLGTIVVTTAGSQTIDLAWVAVARPEERLAMINTAVERARHPERGVRVFGLAGGVGSGKSAVGAILAERGYLVVDSDKEAKAALDRPEVLGQLVRWWGKRVVRENGTADRAAIAEIVFGDAGERARLEGLVHPLVKAGRGQLVARAAAEGRPGVVVDAPLLFEAGSDAECDAVIFVEAPRDVRVKRVRETRGWDEAELDRREKAQLPLEEKRRRSDIVVVNDSGLERLRERVLAALDAWSPGSEDGESLSRV; translated from the coding sequence GTGGCGCGTGCCCTGCCGCACGGGACGGTGGTGGTGCGTCCGGCGTGGCGGTCGGTGGCCGCGCGCAGCCTCGGCGTGCTGGTGTGGTGCGCGGCGCTCTGGGCGCTCCTGATCGTGGCGCGGGGCGTGCTCCCGCCGACGGTCTTGGGCTGGGCGACGGGCCCGGTCGTGCGGGCGGGGTTGGGCGTGCTGCTGATCGTCGCGGGGCTGAAGCTCGGGCAGGAGATCGTGATCCGCCTGTCGCGGGCGTACACGCTGGGGCCCCGCACGCTCACGTCGACCTACGGGGTCTTCCGCCGCACGCGGGTGGAACTGCCCCTGGCGAACGTGCAGCAGGCGGCCCTGGACAAGACGCTCGCCGAGCGGCTGTTCGGGCTGGGAACAATCGTCGTGACGACCGCCGGGTCGCAGACCATCGACCTGGCGTGGGTGGCGGTCGCACGCCCCGAGGAGCGCCTCGCGATGATCAACACGGCGGTGGAGCGCGCCAGGCATCCGGAGCGCGGGGTGCGCGTCTTCGGGCTCGCGGGGGGCGTGGGGTCGGGCAAGAGCGCGGTGGGCGCCATCCTGGCCGAGCGGGGCTACCTGGTCGTGGACTCCGACAAGGAGGCGAAGGCGGCCCTGGACCGGCCGGAGGTGCTGGGGCAACTCGTGCGGTGGTGGGGGAAGCGGGTTGTGCGCGAGAACGGCACGGCCGACCGCGCGGCGATCGCGGAGATCGTGTTCGGTGATGCGGGCGAGCGGGCGCGCCTGGAGGGGCTGGTGCACCCGCTGGTGAAGGCCGGTCGGGGGCAGTTGGTGGCGCGGGCGGCGGCGGAAGGGCGCCCGGGGGTGGTGGTGGATGCGCCGCTGCTGTTCGAGGCGGGGTCGGACGCGGAGTGCGACGCGGTGATCTTTGTTGAGGCGCCGCGTGACGTGCGTGTGAAGCGGGTGCGGGAGACGCGCGGGTGGGACGAGGCGGAGCTGGACCGGCGGGAAAAGGCTCAACTGCCGCTGGAGGAGAAGCGTCGCCGATCCGATATCGTGGTGGTCAACGATTCGGGCCTGGAACGGCTGCGCGAGCGCGTGCTGGCGGCGCTGGACGCGTGGAGCCCGGGCTCCGAAGATGGTGAATCCCTGTCAAGAGTCTGA
- the hpt gene encoding hypoxanthine phosphoribosyltransferase, translating into MELDIERVLVSREAISRRVAELGGDIARDVQGQVRPDDPPLVILPILTGSMIFVADLVRHLPMKLRLELVGVSSYPGKSMASKGVSIRHELPPTLGGRHVLVVDDILDSGHTLDVVTRLVREQRPASVRSCVLLRKPGKSTLAITPDYVGFDIPDEFVVGYGLDYDGYYRNLPDIATLRPEAR; encoded by the coding sequence ATGGAACTCGACATCGAACGCGTGCTGGTGAGCCGCGAGGCGATCTCGCGGCGCGTGGCGGAGCTGGGCGGCGACATCGCGCGCGACGTGCAGGGGCAGGTGCGCCCGGACGACCCGCCGCTGGTGATCCTGCCGATCTTGACCGGCTCGATGATCTTCGTCGCCGACCTCGTGCGCCACCTGCCGATGAAGCTGCGCCTGGAGCTGGTGGGGGTGTCGAGCTACCCGGGCAAGTCGATGGCGAGCAAGGGCGTGTCGATCCGGCACGAGCTGCCCCCGACGCTCGGCGGGCGCCACGTGCTGGTCGTCGACGACATCCTCGACAGCGGGCACACGTTGGATGTCGTGACGCGCCTGGTGCGCGAGCAGCGCCCGGCGAGCGTGCGCTCGTGCGTGCTGCTGCGCAAGCCCGGGAAGTCCACGCTCGCGATCACGCCCGACTACGTCGGGTTCGACATCCCCGACGAGTTCGTCGTGGGGTACGGGCTCGACTACGACGGGTACTACCGCAACCTGCCGGACATCGCCACGCTCCGCCCGGAGGCGCGTTAG
- a CDS encoding inorganic diphosphatase: MIHPWHDVTPGVDGHELPASFRAIVEIPKGSNNKYELDKSSGMLCLDRVLSSAVYYPANYGFIPQTLAEDDDPLDVLVYCMEEIPPLCLCHARAVGLMTMVDHGAPDHKIIAVLEADPVYSEFKKASDFPRHIFKMLKRFFEDYKTLEGKAVAVDEVMPAEAAHAVIEDSLQRYERARRTGALPGLA; the protein is encoded by the coding sequence ATGATCCACCCGTGGCACGACGTCACGCCGGGTGTCGACGGGCACGAACTGCCCGCGTCGTTCCGCGCAATCGTCGAGATCCCCAAGGGCAGCAACAACAAGTACGAGCTCGACAAGTCCTCGGGCATGCTGTGCCTGGACCGCGTGCTGTCGTCGGCGGTGTACTACCCGGCGAACTACGGGTTCATCCCGCAGACGCTCGCCGAGGACGACGACCCGCTCGACGTGCTGGTGTACTGCATGGAGGAGATCCCGCCGCTGTGCCTCTGCCACGCGCGGGCGGTGGGGCTGATGACGATGGTGGACCACGGCGCGCCAGACCACAAGATCATCGCGGTGCTCGAGGCCGACCCGGTGTACAGCGAGTTCAAGAAGGCGAGCGACTTTCCGCGGCACATCTTCAAGATGCTCAAGCGGTTCTTCGAGGACTACAAGACCCTGGAGGGCAAGGCGGTGGCGGTGGACGAGGTGATGCCCGCGGAGGCGGCGCACGCGGTGATCGAGGACAGCCTGCAGCGGTACGAGCGGGCGCGTCGGACGGGCGCGCTGCCCGGGCTGGCGTAG
- a CDS encoding DUF4126 domain-containing protein — translation MGLCVGVALAAACGLRVFAPLLVVGMGANLGAVELGESFAWMGTWPALLSFGVATVVETAASSWPWLDHALDAAAAPLALVAGAILTVSQLDHLHPALAWGSGIVAGGGVASATQVSGVSVRGVSTLTTGGLLNPVLNSIQSLLATVLSVLAVVVPAAAAGIVLIVAALGVRWYLHRRGRRARVAAALAG, via the coding sequence ATGGGGCTGTGTGTGGGTGTTGCGCTGGCGGCGGCGTGCGGGCTGCGGGTCTTTGCGCCGCTGCTGGTCGTGGGCATGGGGGCGAACCTGGGCGCGGTCGAGCTCGGCGAGTCGTTCGCGTGGATGGGCACGTGGCCGGCGTTGCTGTCGTTCGGCGTCGCGACGGTCGTAGAGACGGCGGCGTCGTCGTGGCCCTGGCTGGATCACGCGCTGGACGCGGCCGCGGCGCCGCTGGCGCTCGTCGCCGGGGCGATTTTGACCGTGTCCCAGCTCGACCATCTGCACCCGGCGCTGGCGTGGGGCTCGGGCATCGTGGCGGGGGGCGGGGTGGCGAGCGCGACGCAGGTGAGCGGCGTGAGCGTGCGGGGCGTCTCGACCCTCACGACGGGCGGGCTGCTGAACCCCGTGCTGAACTCGATCCAGAGCCTCCTGGCGACGGTGCTGTCGGTGCTTGCGGTCGTGGTGCCGGCGGCGGCGGCGGGGATCGTGCTGATCGTGGCGGCGCTGGGCGTGCGGTGGTACCTGCACCGGCGGGGGCGCCGGGCGCGGGTGGCGGCGGCGCTGGCGGGGTAG
- a CDS encoding NUDIX hydrolase: protein MTDHTPRSTHEATNAPPGDYLSLVKPWRAGPPRTIATTRIFTVLERLCESTGTPGRAGTFVMLDTADWVNVVAVTPDAHVVMIEQYRHGTGEVTLELPGGIVDPGETPDAACVRELAEETGFAGDYRGIIGVVSANPAMMNNRVHTGLVLNAHPRGDQHLDPNEEIATRLVPVGDIDSLVRRGVIHHTLVVSALHHFRLLG, encoded by the coding sequence ATGACCGATCACACGCCGCGCAGCACGCACGAGGCCACAAACGCCCCGCCCGGCGACTACCTCTCGCTCGTGAAACCCTGGCGCGCCGGCCCGCCCCGCACCATCGCCACGACCCGCATCTTCACCGTGCTCGAACGCCTCTGCGAATCCACCGGCACGCCCGGGCGCGCCGGCACGTTCGTCATGCTCGACACCGCCGACTGGGTCAACGTCGTCGCCGTCACGCCCGATGCCCACGTCGTCATGATCGAGCAGTACCGGCACGGCACCGGCGAGGTCACCCTCGAACTCCCCGGCGGGATCGTCGACCCCGGCGAAACGCCCGACGCCGCATGCGTCCGCGAACTCGCCGAAGAAACCGGCTTCGCCGGCGACTACCGCGGCATCATCGGCGTCGTCTCCGCCAACCCCGCCATGATGAACAACCGCGTCCACACCGGGCTCGTCCTCAACGCCCACCCCCGCGGCGACCAGCACCTCGACCCCAACGAAGAAATCGCTACACGCCTCGTGCCCGTCGGCGACATCGACTCACTCGTCCGCCGCGGCGTCATCCACCACACCCTCGTCGTGTCCGCCCTGCACCACTTTCGGCTGCTGGGGTGA
- a CDS encoding DUF6265 family protein, translating to MNLRLTSAFALLAFAACLGAVQPAAAQSTPPAQAPVEAADQAKPEGVGAVGGEWIYVEDRTEGQPVERLGPPMASKFTMRVDEAGDAVVLNGHGSGHRDVRVALDGSPTVITEQSGRVVRYRGSWKDGVFEYEVDFGREPGKPGIGMIRRRFQVTPEGLVVRVAVDPPANGGGSEAVGLYRHAEDIPMPTPAEAVIADVAWIAGAWVGTRPSGSSMEERWSPPLGGAMLAVSRAVNSSGKMVAFEYLRIVEREGGLVYSAQPGGAPKTDFVLTEVGPTEAGGKRAVFDNPRHDYPKRIVYELSADGKLTATTGYMKGGTPRRYEFTREGQ from the coding sequence ATGAACCTGCGACTGACGTCCGCCTTCGCACTCCTCGCGTTCGCAGCATGCCTTGGCGCGGTTCAGCCCGCGGCGGCGCAGAGCACGCCCCCTGCGCAGGCCCCGGTTGAGGCCGCGGATCAGGCCAAGCCCGAAGGTGTCGGTGCGGTGGGCGGGGAGTGGATCTACGTGGAGGATCGCACCGAGGGCCAACCCGTCGAGCGGTTGGGGCCGCCCATGGCCTCGAAGTTCACGATGCGCGTGGACGAAGCCGGGGACGCGGTCGTTCTGAACGGGCACGGCTCCGGTCACCGCGACGTGCGCGTCGCGCTGGACGGCTCGCCGACCGTGATCACCGAGCAGAGCGGGCGGGTCGTGCGGTACCGCGGCTCGTGGAAGGACGGCGTGTTCGAGTACGAAGTCGATTTCGGGCGCGAACCCGGCAAGCCCGGGATCGGCATGATCCGCCGGCGATTCCAGGTCACGCCCGAGGGGCTGGTCGTGCGCGTCGCCGTGGATCCGCCGGCGAACGGTGGGGGGTCCGAAGCAGTGGGGCTGTACCGCCACGCCGAGGACATCCCGATGCCGACGCCGGCCGAGGCCGTGATCGCCGATGTGGCATGGATCGCCGGGGCATGGGTCGGGACGCGGCCTTCGGGGTCGTCGATGGAGGAGCGGTGGAGCCCGCCGCTGGGCGGGGCAATGCTCGCGGTATCGCGCGCGGTGAACTCGAGCGGGAAGATGGTCGCGTTCGAGTACCTGCGGATCGTCGAGCGCGAGGGCGGGCTGGTGTACTCCGCGCAGCCGGGCGGCGCGCCGAAGACCGACTTTGTGCTCACGGAGGTCGGCCCGACCGAGGCCGGCGGCAAGCGCGCGGTCTTCGACAACCCGCGCCACGACTACCCGAAGCGCATCGTGTACGAACTTTCGGCCGACGGCAAGCTCACCGCCACCACCGGCTACATGAAGGGCGGCACGCCCCGCCGCTATGAGTTCACGCGCGAGGGCCAGTAG